From a region of the Gossypium raimondii isolate GPD5lz chromosome 10, ASM2569854v1, whole genome shotgun sequence genome:
- the LOC105777496 gene encoding CBL-interacting serine/threonine-protein kinase 12 produces the protein MDSTSKSNAATSSKKDANNGQTLLLGRYEVGKLLGHGTFAKVYHARNVKSGDNVAIKVIDKEKILKSGLIAHIKREISILRRVRHPNIVQLFEVMATKSKIYFVMEYVRGGELFNKVAKGRLKEDVARKYFQQLISAVHFCHARGVYHRDLKPENLLLDENGDLKVSDFGLSAVSDQIRQDGLFHTFCGTPAYVAPEVLARKGYDAAKVDIWSCGVVLFVLMAGYLPFQDQNIMAMYKKIYKGEFRCPRWFSPELIRLLTKLLDTNPETRITIPEIMEKRWFKKGFKHIKFYIEDDKLCSVEDDDNDVGSCSDQSSMSESETELETRKRVGTLPRPASLNAFDLISFSPGFNLSGLFEEGEEGSRFVSGAPVSTIISKLEEIAKVVSFTVRKKDCRVSLEGSREGAKGPLSIAAEIFELTPSLVVVEVKKKGGERGEYEDFCNRELKPGLKKLMVEESQSSAAASLATSSSYLPSDTE, from the coding sequence ATGGATTCCACCTCCAAGTCCAACGCCGCAACCTCATCAAAGAAAGACGCCAACAATGGCCAAACTCTTCTCTTAGGACGCTACGAGGTCGGCAAGCTCCTCGGCCATGGCACTTTCGCTAAAGTCTACCACGCTCGTAACGTCAAATCCGGTGATAACGTAGCCATCAAAGTGATCGACAAGGAAAAGATTCTCAAGAGTGGTTTAATCGCTCACATCAAGCGCGAAATCTCTATTCTCCGCCGCGTTCGCCACCCGAACATTGTGCAATTATTCGAAGTCATGGCTACTAAGTCCAAGATCTACTTCGTTATGGAATACGTTCGTGGTGGTGAACTGTTCAATAAAGTGGCTAAAGGGCGATTAAAAGAAGATGTTGCTAGGAAGTATTTCCAGCAATTAATCTCGGCCGTTCATTTTTGCCACGCGCGTGGCGTTTACCACCGTGACCTGAAACCTGAAAATCTACTTCTCGATGAAAATGGGGATTTGAAAGTCTCTGATTTCGGGTTGAGTGCTGTATCGGATCAGATCCGGCAAGACGGTTTGTTTCACACGTTTTGTGGAACCCCGGCTTATGTTGCGCCGGAAGTTTTGGCGAGGAAAGGATACGATGCGGCGAAAGTAGATATCTGGTCTTGTGGGGTGGTTTTATTTGTTCTAATGGCAGGGTATTTACCATTTCAAGATCAGAACATTATGGCTATGTACAAGAAGATTTACAAGGGTGAGTTTAGGTGTCCGAGATGGTTTTCACCCGAGTTAATTCGGTTACTCACCAAACTCCTAGACACCAACCCGGAAACAAGAATTACGATTCCAGAAATCATGGAGAAACGTTGGTTCAAAAAGGGGTTTAAACATATTAAGTTCTACATCGAAGATGATAAGTTATGCAGTGTCGAAGACGATGATAATGATGTTGGGTCATGTTCAGACCAATCATCAATGTCTGAGTCAGAAACAGAGTTGGAAACGAGGAAACGAGTTGGCACATTGCCAAGGCCAGCTAGTTTAAACGCGTTCGACCTTATTTCTTTCTCCCCAGGGTTCAACCTATCCGGGTTGTTCGAGGAAGGAGAAGAAGGTTCCCGGTTCGTTTCAGGGGCACCGGTTTCGACAATCATATCGAAATTGGAGGAGATAGCCAAGGTTGTTAGCTTTACAGTGAGGAAAAAGGATTGTAGAGTGAGCTTGGAGGGTTCTAGAGAAGGAGCTAAAGGTCCATTATCGATTGCTGCTGAGATATTCGAATTAACCCCTTCATTAGTCGTTGTGGAAGTGAAGAAGAAAGGAGGGGAACGAGGAGAGTATGAGGATTTTTGTAACAGGGAATTGAAACCCGGGTTAAAGAAATTAATGGTTGAGGAATCACAATCTTCTGCAGCAGCTTCACTTGCTACTTCATCATCATATTTACCTTCGGATACTGAATAG
- the LOC105778591 gene encoding protein DOG1-like 4: MTSPVGERFSEFFDKWICQLDGYLQQLVRVSREGLSESEHQTLVSKLTAHYKEYYTVKWAAAHEDVLVFYCPVWLSKLENACSWLTGWKPSMIFGVVESMRRKSVAELTEEQVRKIEQLRVKIKLEEEKVEREMERQQVAMADRKVVELVRTARRIRNEELVVVVGNHQVEGLVEVALKGVLAGLERVMKAADCVRLKALKGVLDVLNPSQSLDFLAGICMLQIQIRKWGQNRDNQKGSNPIILGELHNNVIF; this comes from the coding sequence ATGACGAGTCCGGTCGGTGAACGGTTCTCGGAGTTTTTTGATAAGTGGATATGTCAACTTGATGGGTATTTACAGCAGTTAGTAAGGGTGTCTAGGGAAGGTTTAAGTGAAAGTGAGCATCAAACTTTGGTTTCGAAACTGACTGCTCATTATAAAGAATATTACACTGTTAAATGGGCAGCTGCACATGAAGATGTGCTTGTGTTTTATTGTCCGGTTTGGTTAAGTAAGTTAGAGAATGCTTGTTCATGGTTAACCGGTTGGAAACCGTCTATGATATTCGGTGTAGTTGAGTCAATGAGGAGGAAGAGTGTGGCTGAGTTGACGGAGGAGCAAGTGAGAAAGATAGAACAGTTGAGGGTGAAGATAAAGTTGGAAGAAGAGAAAGTGGAAAGGGAAATGGAGAGGCAACAAGTGGCAATGGCTGATCGGAAAGTGGTTGAGTTGGTTCGTACGGCGAGGCGGATAAGGAATGAGGAgctggtggtggtggtggggaATCATCAGGTGGAGGGTTTAGTTGAAGTGGCGCTGAAGGGTGTACTTGCAGGGCTAGAAAGGGTGATGAAAGCGGCCGATTGTGTGAGACTCAAGGCCTTGAAAGGtgttttggatgttttgaaTCCATCACAGTCACTGGATTTCTTGGCTGGGATCTGCATGCTTCAGATTCAGATCAGGAAATGGGGCCAAAACAGGGATAACCAAAAGGGTTCGAATCCGATAATATTAGGAGAACTACACAACAATGTCATTTTTTAA